AAGACCGTCGAAACGGTTCAACTCCGCCGAGCGGCGATGTGGCTGGGGTTGACCACCGGCGTGATCACCACCGGGTTGGTGTTGGCCTGCAACCTGATCGCACTGCCCGATGAAAAGGCGTATCTGATGACGCTGGGATGCATCTGTGCGTTCAGTGTCATCGGCCAACATGTGATGTTGATCATGACCGCCGTCGACCGCGGTGCAGGCGACTTCACACCTTACAACATTCGGCGTTTCATCGCGGCTGCCGCATTCCCCGCGTTGTTGCTGGTGGCGGCGTTGTTGACCGAAGTCACGCTGCATCTCGCCTGCGGTTTGTTCGTAATCGCATCGGTGATCTCGATCGCGGCTTGTTTGATTGGATTGCCCAAACCGCTGACCGGACCCAGCGAACCACGCGTCGATCGATTGCTGAAAGAAAGCCGTCCGTACGGAATCTCTATGTTGGCCACGGACCTCTTTGAGCGTTTGGATTTGTTGTTGGTCATGTGGTTGGTGCCGTTGCTCACGCAAGGCTACTACGCCGCGATGGTTCCCGTGGTCTATCCGCTGACCGTGATTCCAAACACGCTGGGGATCTTTCTTTTCAACACCGCCGCCGACCGGAACCAACGACTCAAGACATCCGACGTTCATCGCATTCTCGGTGGATCATTCGCAATCCAAACGCTGTCCACCGTCGCCTTCATGGTGCTGATTGGCCCGCTGGTTCGATTGGTTTACGGGGAAGACTTCGCCCCGGCGATTGTCTTCGCTTTGTGGCTGGCACCCGTTTCTGCGATCAAAGGCGTGCTGCAGGGCCTCGACAGTTATGTCAAAGGCCGCGGGAAGCCGCTGGCGCCCATTCGTTGCCGAATTGTGGCTGCCGCAGTGATGCTTGCGATCACGTTCGCGTTTGTCGGAACTCATGGTGCCATCGCGATTGCTGTGGCCGCTCTCGTCGGTCAGGTCATCTGCTTGGTCTGGCTATCCGCCATCGTCTACGCGGACGTTCGCGAACAAGAGCAATCGCTCGCCTGACAACTCATTTCGGTCGGCGTTCTTCCAACCAAGGCAGATTTGGCACTCGGTCAGGTTGCTGCTTTGCCCAATCCGGAACCGGAAACCAACGCAAACCGCTGTATCGCGGATAGGTTTCCCAGACATCGCCTTCGTTGTCCGAGACCACGCGAGGATCACCGGTTTTCGTCAGGTAGTCGTTCAGACGCCGCAGCAAGGATTGCTTCGCTTCTTCATGCTCCGCCGAGTCGGCCAAGTTGTTCAAGCAAGCGGGATCATTCTGGATGTCGTACAGTTCCACCGCCGGGCGTTTGCTGACCGCCCAGTCCAAATACTTTGAAAGCTCGTCATCCGCGTGATGATCGACCAAGAAAGTCAGTGATGGCGAGCCATCGATGTCGTGGTACCCTTCGTGCATCGGCCCCTGCTTCTCCGCGAGAATCGCTTGTTTGTTTGGATAGCTACCCGATCCAAATTTTTGCGGTGCACCCGCCGGCCAACGTTCCGGACGAAAGTTTCGAATCAGCAGGTGCTTCTGTGTGCGAATGCAACGTTGCGGATAACCGAGCGTCGCGTATCGGACGGACGAGTGACGTTCGCGACCGGAGAAAATCGCATCGCGTTGAGGCTCCACATGGCCGGTCCGGTCTGACTGCAGCAACGACATCAAACTGCTCCCGCTCAGCGGCGTTGACTCAGGTGGCGACACTTTCGAAGCGTCATAAATGGTCGCGGTGAGATCGATCAAGTTGACCAAATCATCCACTTCGCGCCCTGCTGGCACACGGGCTGGCCAACTGACCGCCAATGGCATGTGGATGCCGTATTCGTAGACGTTCGCTTTCGCCCGCGGGAAAGCCATTCCGTTGTCACTGGTCACGATGACCAATGTGTTCTCAAGCTCTCCTTTTGATTCCAGCAGATCCAACATACGCCCGAGGTGGTCATCGTACCACTGGATTTCAAAACAGTAGTCCAGGATATCGCTGCGGATCTCTGGCGTGTCAGGCAGAAACGCGGGGACCTGCACTGTCGACGGATCCATGCCATTCTGGATGCCAATGCCGTTTTCAAAACTGCGATGCGGCTCGTGGCTGCCGAACCAAAAACTGAACGGTGCGTCGTCGGGTTTGGCGTTCAAGAACGCTTCGAAATTCTTCGCGTAGTCGGTTGCGCTGATGCCGCCGGGAGACTTCATCTTCGCTTTTGAGAAACTCGGCCCAGCCGGATTGCGATCCCGTCCACTGATCTTCCAATTGCCCGGGCCCCAACCTTTGCCGGTGTAACCGACGTGGTAACCCGAGTCCTCCAGGCGATCTTGATAGACCTCGTACTTCGTCGAGAACGAACTGGCGTGCGTCCCCGCATGTTCGATTTGCCAGATGTTGCGTCCGGTCAAAAACGCCGCTCGCATGGGGCTGCATCCGGGCGACGGCGTGAACGCGTTGTGGAAGAGAACTCCGCTTTTTGCGACCCGATCGAAAGCCGGTGTTTGAATCGATTCACAACCGTACGCCGACGCGTGCGGGTACGACTGGTCGTCGGAGATCACGACCAAGACATTCGGCCGCTGATCGTTTGATGGTTGATCGGCAAAGGCTTGATCGCCACACGGAACGATCATGCAGCACAACAAAACAGCAGCAATCGATGCCGCGGGACCAATCTGCAGGCACGCAATCAAACGCAATTGAAACAAGGTGGGGATCCTCAGCGTGAAAACTCGTGAGCCTTGCTGTCGCTTGCGCAGATCGCTCGCCAGCAAAGAAGCTCAATCAATGCAGAGCAATCGTAGCGGAGAACCAACGCGGATGCTTGCTCCGCCGGCTAGTATTTGCATTCGTGATCGGCAGATCACTGAAGAACTTGAATCTGACGCAGATCGCTGTTCACCGGTGCTCCGGCCAACAAAGCTTTCAGTTTCATCAAAGCCGGAACTTCGTCGTTGGCTTCTTCCCCAGGCGGGCTGCCCCAGAACCATCGTTCGCCGTCTTCCCGAGCGATCTCCAATTGCACGACGGGGTTCTGATGCAGGTCCCCGTGGACGCCAATGCTTTGCAATTTCAATTCTTCGCGATGCGGGGCCAACAACCGAGCCAACAACGCGGCGGAGTGAACGCGGGTGTCTCCGAAAGGAGTCCCCAAACGTCCGGTGTGATACGCACCGGGAACGATGATGTGCAGATAGTTTTCGGTCTCCGACGGTGCAAAGTCACTGGGCAGCAACGTGCCTTCGCCGTCCACGACCAAAAAACCCGGGCCGGTCTTCGGATCCACGACGTAAACCATCGCAACTGGCAACCGATAGTCCAGCCGCACGTCCAATTGGCCTTTGGCTTTTTTGCGAACGCCCACCACGCGATGGACCCAAGGATGACTGGCAAACGCCGATGCAACCTTGGCCGTGACTTGCGTGTCCAACAACGACATGTCTTTCATCGCCGTCTCGGAATACACCGATTCGACGATGTCGGTTCGGACGTAATCAGGCGGCGGTGTGACCGAGATCTGTTGTACCTGAATGCCGTGCCAAGTCGCCGCGTAGTAGTCGGCACCCCACGTTTGCCAAGCCGCGTAGCCGACCACCAATAGAATGGCGGGCCACAAGATCGACAGCACGGCGGGCGCCGCGATCAAGCCACGCACCCATCCGACCGTCGTGGACGGTTCTTCGGCGACTCGATCGCGTTTGCGTCGAATCAGCTTCGGGCGTTTTTCGGATGGAGGCGACTCGCTCATCCGAGTACGGTTACCAAATTTGCAGATTCAACTGCAAGTCGATCCCGGTTTGCATCAGAACCTGTTCGCGAACGCGGCCAATCAGCTTCACGCACTGCTCGCTGGTCGCGTTTTCATGAGCGATCAAGTAGTGGGGTGCGTTCGAGTCCAACGACACGTCGCCTTCACGAACCCCCGCCAATCCGGTGCTGTTGATCAATTCGCTGACCGACGTGGTGTCGGGATCGATAAACGGCATCGCGATGCGGTTGGATTCGGATGGCCGGCGTTGCCCTCGGTGAATCCAAAGTTTCTGCATGCGTTTGGTCAATGCCGAGACCTCTTTGGGTTCCAGCGAGAACGTGACGGAAAGCACCACGGTTCCCATCAACGTGGATTGACGGTGTGCGAAACCCGCTTCTTCGCCAGAGATCGTTTTGCGTTTGCCTTCTTCGTCGATGATTTCGATCGATTCGACTACGGAGCCGATGTCACGACCTTCCGCAGAAACGTTTCCAACGACCGCCGCACCGATGCTGCCCGGAATTCCGATCAGGTGCTCCAGCCCGCCCAGTCCTTCGCCGACGGTCTTGATCACCGCGTGAGTCAACTTGGCTCCCGCACCGGCGACCAGTTTCTGTCCTTGAATTTCCAGGTTGCTGGTTGCGGGAGACGCCAACGTGATGACCAATCCATCAAAACCGGCTTCGCGGACCAACACGTTGCTTCCCTGCCCCAGCACCCGAAGCGCCAAGCCTTTTTCGCGAGCGACGGCGTAAAGCTTCTCGATCTGCTCGATCTCGACCGGTTCGGCCAAGAAACGTGCTGGGCCACCAATGCCCAACCACAGAGTCTCACGCAGTGGTTGGTTCTCGCGGACCACGTGCTGGAGTTCAGCGGGGAAAAATTCAGTGATTGTTTCGGAAGGAGCGGAGGACACGTCGATCATTTGCCGGTGCGAGTACTGAAAGCCGACACCCCGGGGTGCGGCACGCGAACGCCAGTTTCGCAGTCTCAGCCGAAATTGGCAATCTGGATTCCCGTACAGAAAACGTCCTGGAAAACGCCGCGTTGAAGACTCTCA
This genomic window from Rhodopirellula halodulae contains:
- a CDS encoding lipopolysaccharide biosynthesis protein, translating into MSSHDGGIAIAGEAVPTNSATNAACEHPGEDSDRTGGTAKWKRAFSFAQTVGFAFGIVALQMAQGILLARLLGPVGRGEYATTVLYVQMLLYVGLFGGLEVICRYAADKTVETVQLRRAAMWLGLTTGVITTGLVLACNLIALPDEKAYLMTLGCICAFSVIGQHVMLIMTAVDRGAGDFTPYNIRRFIAAAAFPALLLVAALLTEVTLHLACGLFVIASVISIAACLIGLPKPLTGPSEPRVDRLLKESRPYGISMLATDLFERLDLLLVMWLVPLLTQGYYAAMVPVVYPLTVIPNTLGIFLFNTAADRNQRLKTSDVHRILGGSFAIQTLSTVAFMVLIGPLVRLVYGEDFAPAIVFALWLAPVSAIKGVLQGLDSYVKGRGKPLAPIRCRIVAAAVMLAITFAFVGTHGAIAIAVAALVGQVICLVWLSAIVYADVREQEQSLA
- a CDS encoding sulfatase family protein gives rise to the protein MFQLRLIACLQIGPAASIAAVLLCCMIVPCGDQAFADQPSNDQRPNVLVVISDDQSYPHASAYGCESIQTPAFDRVAKSGVLFHNAFTPSPGCSPMRAAFLTGRNIWQIEHAGTHASSFSTKYEVYQDRLEDSGYHVGYTGKGWGPGNWKISGRDRNPAGPSFSKAKMKSPGGISATDYAKNFEAFLNAKPDDAPFSFWFGSHEPHRSFENGIGIQNGMDPSTVQVPAFLPDTPEIRSDILDYCFEIQWYDDHLGRMLDLLESKGELENTLVIVTSDNGMAFPRAKANVYEYGIHMPLAVSWPARVPAGREVDDLVNLIDLTATIYDASKVSPPESTPLSGSSLMSLLQSDRTGHVEPQRDAIFSGRERHSSVRYATLGYPQRCIRTQKHLLIRNFRPERWPAGAPQKFGSGSYPNKQAILAEKQGPMHEGYHDIDGSPSLTFLVDHHADDELSKYLDWAVSKRPAVELYDIQNDPACLNNLADSAEHEEAKQSLLRRLNDYLTKTGDPRVVSDNEGDVWETYPRYSGLRWFPVPDWAKQQPDRVPNLPWLEERRPK
- a CDS encoding UDP-N-acetylmuramate dehydrogenase; protein product: MSSAPSETITEFFPAELQHVVRENQPLRETLWLGIGGPARFLAEPVEIEQIEKLYAVAREKGLALRVLGQGSNVLVREAGFDGLVITLASPATSNLEIQGQKLVAGAGAKLTHAVIKTVGEGLGGLEHLIGIPGSIGAAVVGNVSAEGRDIGSVVESIEIIDEEGKRKTISGEEAGFAHRQSTLMGTVVLSVTFSLEPKEVSALTKRMQKLWIHRGQRRPSESNRIAMPFIDPDTTSVSELINSTGLAGVREGDVSLDSNAPHYLIAHENATSEQCVKLIGRVREQVLMQTGIDLQLNLQIW